GACCCTGACGCCCTCGCCGTCGGTGGCCTCGGGCATGCTGCTCCCGAACTCCTCCATGAGCCAGGCGCTCttgtcgccggcggcgtcgcggtacTCGAAGGTCTGGCGGTACCCGTGGCGGGGGACGGCGACCCGCTTCCCGGAGCCGTGCCACGTGCCGCCGCCCCGGACGGCGCGGCTCATCCGGGTGCCGGCGTTGCCGTCCTTCCAGCGGGCGACGCAGAGGAAGTACCAGTTGCCGTCGTCGTGGCCGAAGCGGCGGAGCCGCGACGTGAGCGTGCCGGGGTCCGCGCTGTAGACGTCGGCGGCGCACACGACGCCCTCGGGCTCCCCGAACGGCGGCGTCTGGCCGGGGTTGGCCACCCAGGGGTTGAGGTAGTAGCGGATGAGCTCCCGCGCGGTCGGCGTGAAGCGGTAGCACGGCGGCACGTCCGGCCACCGCGCCTGCTGCTCCATCCGTCCCCTTCTTGCTGCCGGAACTGGAAGCGTCCGGTGGCCAagatcgaggagaggggttgAAGGATCTTGGACGGGGACCTTGAAGATTTTCGCGCGCGAGAGGTGTGTTGCGAATTTGGGTAGGCGAGCATGTGGATCGATGGCATTATATATCGCTGCGTGTGTGCAGGTCCGGAGATCCCAGTTCGAGTCGTGTTCTTAACCAAGAGGCAGACGTCCGAGATGTGATAGGATTCGGCTTCGCGGAACGCGGCTAGGGTTTCATAGCTACCACCACACATCGTGATCAGCAACCGTAACAGTAACACTGCAAAACTTCTCCGGTAATTCgctgtctgaactctgaagcaaTTTGGAAAGaagcaaaataaataaataaataaataaataaaatgctCGTGTTGGGTTGAGATGGGCCAGCTGAGCCATGAATAATGAAAAAGGCCGGACCCATTCGTCTCAGGCCCACAACTAGTCATCATGGGCCGGCTACATACCAAAGCCGAAGCAAACCAAAATTAGTCGCCTCTGTGTGCTCGGGTTTTGCTTCCGTCGTCGTCTTCAGCCGactcgtgcggcggcggcgtcgccgcggcGGTGAGCGGAAAGCGGCCGAGACGAGGGATCGACCTCGATGGGGAAGCAGAAGGGCCGCGCGTCCAGCAGCGGCATGGCGGCGTCGCTGGTGCCGCACGCCCAGGGCGCCGTCCCCACCGTCGGTTTCGGCGGCTACCACGGCGCTGTCCGTGTGGAGCCCGCTGCGCCCTCCGACCCCGACGCCCCGATCCGGCTCACCCCGGTATGCTTTCTCGCTCTTCCTTCCTTAGAAATTAGGTCTATTGacgaggctttctccttgccttAGTTCATCAGTGGAGGAATTTGCCTGTTTGTCTAGTTTTATTACTGGGTCCCATATTGGGTACTAGTACTTCAATCTCCGCGCAAGCGAAACCAGACGAAGTTCTAATAACCAGTAGCAACGATTCCCATGTCCTCTGTGATAGCAAGGAATCAGACTCGAATTGGCTTTATGGTTTAGAAGTGGTGGGGAGTTGGACCTGAATTCACAGGTGTAATAACACAATATTTTTCATTATACGGGTATTGTAGCAACCTACACGTGCTACAATTATCTGTTTGACTCCAGCATCATCTAGCTCCACGTGGCACCACTAAAAACCTTTGAGTTTACTAGCTCTGTTTTAAGTTTGCTTCTGTTTGTGGCTTCGCGCGCCTTAGGACATTCTCATGCCTTATTTATCTTTGTGTGAAGGATGTGGATGGTGAAGTGCTTCAGAACCTAAAAAGGCTAGGAAGGAAGGATCCAACAACAAAGGTCAGACTGCTAGTCATATTCGTTGCATTTACCtttatttttctcaaaaatatTGTACTAGTAGCACTTGTGTTCTTATAGTGAGAATCTTTAGCTAAAATCCACTTATCTTACAATCATTTCCGTTGAATAATAAAACAACAAGAATTCAGTGATGTCCTACTTATGCAAATTCTGAGGTTTGATCACTATCTGTCAAAGGGATGCTTCAGTTTCCATTATTCCAAATAACCTCTTGCATTTCTTATTCGTTTCTTCCTTAAATGTTACACCCAttctatataaaaaaagaaaaatctatGACATCGCCATTCCGCTGCTGATTTTGTTCTTATCGTGGTTATTAGGGATACATGTTCCACTTGTTTTGGGTCATTGGGTCAACCTAAACTTTGCTAAAATTAACTACAATCGCATGCCACACAATTAATTTAGGGAAGATAAATGAATTAAAATGGCATGCCACACAATTAATTAGCTGACTGAAGAAACACCATTGGGCAGCAATTTGCATCCCCAGTGGTTATCATGTCAATGTATTGTTAACCTATATCATGTTAGCATATTGTTCACTAGACAAGATTAATCTTTAATTTCTGTAAGAGTAATGACATAGAAAATAAGTATTTTAGACATCGCAATCAGAAACATAATTCTCTCTGAACCTTCAAAGGTCACATATATGAAGTTAGACGGATTCCCAGTCCTCTATGTAGGAAATTACATCTTAAATTCTGGATAATACACTGCATATGCTTTCACTGATCTGCTATTTATAAGTCTTTTTCCATAACATCTTAcagttctcttttcttttcttcattgTAGCTCAAGGCCTTATCTGCGCTCTTTACACTCTTTGCACAAACACCTGGCGAGGAAGTGGTGCAGATTGTTCCACAATGGGTATTTTCTCTACTGCCCTGTTGCATTTTTTATCTTGATCTTATATCCTTATGGCCCTTATATGAGTAAAGCTTATTTGTGGCAATTTTATTATGCCATACTTCATAATATTTTAATATCTTTATGAAAATATGCCTAGTGATAAAGTGGTATTCTTTTTTCTGTCATACATATGTTTATATTATATGCAAGGTCTAATCAGAACATGACACCCATGTGGAGCTTGTTTCCTACTTGGCAGTGTCGACttgtttctttcttctttttttttggcgtGAGTAGATTGTTTTTGTTTCCCTGTAATCCATGAATACCTTAGGTTTGTTAGACTTTCTAAATGAGATCATATGAGTGCAAAACCAGTTAAAAAAAGGAAGGATAACATGGTTAAATTTATTGTTGCATTAAATGCTTTTATTCATTATTTTGCTATAATCTATTGTACTTCAGAGTATTTTGATTCTTCAATTCACTGATTGTAATGCCTGTTTCATGATTATGATGGTACCATCACCATAAAAGTACACACTATATTTTCCTTCTTTTTAGGCATTCGAGTACAAGAGGCTTCTGCTTGACTATAACAGAGAAGTTCGTCGTGCTACTCATGAGGCCATGTCTAGCCTTGTCACAGCAATCAAGTATGTCCATCTCCCTCCATTCAGCTGAGGTGGATCTGGTCTATGCTGTTTATATTTGGTAGTGGTACCTGTTGGTTTTCTTTCAGTTTGAAAAGATCTTATACCCCAGCAGAACTTAGTAGATTTCTGTAATTTCATTTATTCaatttgcaatttttttctcaTCTTTGAAGGTGTGTCATTTACTCCATTGTTTTAGGAAGGGTATAGCTCCACATCTGAAGTCCTTGATAGGTCCTTGGTGGTTTTCTCAATTTGACCCTGCTCCTGAGGTTGCACAGGCTGCTCGACGTTCATTCGAGGTGGGTGCTAGACCTTCTCTGATTAATGTTACTGGCTGCAAATTACTTCTCCTGGACCACCTAGATTTGCTGCACCCATTTCTTACCTGgatcacaacaacaacaacaacataaccttttttcccaagaaagttggggtaggctattTCTTACCTGGATCGCTAGACCAAAAATACTAAACCCATTGAGGGCTTGTTTTGGTAGGCAGGGATTTACTCAATCCCTTTGGATTGGCAGGAAAGTTAATTAATTTTCCACCTGACCAAAGGGATTGGGACCAATCCCCACGAGTTCAGGTAAGCCCTCAAAATGATTGGAAAATATCTCTTGACAATTAACTGCAAGAAATGGGCCATTGATGTGGAATCATGAATTTATTCTTATGTTCAGATCTGGTTAGGGGATGCACTCCACTGGCTGATTTTTTGTGTATACCCCTCACTTACCACTAGttggtaaaagaaaataaaaatattttgattCCTTGTTAGTTGGGTATGTAAGTAAGAACACGATTCCCCCTTGGATTTATGTACATTCCATGTATTGGAGGTAATTTCCTTACattgcaagttttttttttcatttgggcCGTGCCAAACATTTTCTTGAACTTTGACCATCAATGTGTAAAATTTTTACATAGATTGAAAACACAATATTGATGTTACTAGATTCATTATAAAATCTATCTTTATAATATACTTTTGTCTATAAAATATATGTTTCAATCTatataatatattttataaatacTATCTTCCTCTATCTTTCTAATATGTTGTAGGTTTGTTCACATGTTTCAGTTCTTTCTGTAGGCATCATTCCCACAGTCAGAGAGAAGATTGGATGCATTAATGTTATGCGTGAAGGAAATATTTCTTTACTTAAGTGACAACTTGAAGCTAACAACACAAGCTTTATCTGACAAGGCTACACCAATGGATGAACTGGAAGATATGCACCAGAGGGTATGATTTATGCTCTTCCATTGTTCTGAATGTGGTGTATCGGTTAGCTTtccattgcaaaaaaaattattttcctGTGTGCAATCAGTTTCAAGAGATTACCAGCTGatattaaataaatagttatgcaatctttaattaaattgattgatTTCCACCTTTTTTCCTTAATGTTTATTCCACTGATGCTATATTTCACAGTCATAATTGATTCCCCATTCTACTTTTACATAGAAGGATAGAAGTCTGTATCTTCAAATAGTAGTTCCATTTTCTGACAAGCGTTCTTGTTCTTCTGTTGCTCTTTGTCTTAGACATGGTCATTGGTTCATTTTGTCCTGAACTTTTCTATTGGTAAGTTCCTACTGTGCTTCTAATATCGGTTGTCCATTTTCCTATTTTCCTCTGCAGGTGATATCATCATCACTGCTTGCTATGGCAACTCTTATAGACATTTTACTAGGAGTGAAATTGCAAAATTGTGATGTTGATAGTACCAGTACAGAAAAAAGGAGTCTGTCAAAAGTTCGATCTACTACACTTTCTTCTGCTGAAGCTGCATTTTGTATGCATAAATGTTTCCTTGATGTCCTCAAGTCAGAAAGTGCTGTTATACGGTCAGCTACATACTCATTGCTTACAAGTTATATCAAACAAGTCCCTCATGTTTTTGATGAAGAAACCATGAAGAAACTTTCTCCTACTATACTTGGTGCATTCCATGAAAAGGATGCGTCATGCCACTCTTCCATGTGGGATACAATTCTTGTTTTCTCTAGAAAGTTTCCAGAGGCTTGGTCATATTGCAATATTCACAAAGTTGTCCTCAGTCGCTTTTGGAATTTCCTGCAAAATGGATGCTATGGGTCTAAACAAATCTCATATCCTCGTCTAGTTCAATTTTTGGACTCTATACCACCTAAAGCAGTCATGGGACAACAATTTGTTTTTGATTTTTTGCATAATCTCTGGGATGGAAGGAACCAGAGGCAGTTATCAGCTGCTGACAGTTTGGCTTTCTGTATTGCCTttaaacatatttttttgtGGCTTCTAGAAAATGTATCAAGGTATCCTTTCTGAACTAGTTCAAATTGCAGTTGTTTTGGGATTCCTGGAATTCCTGTGTAATCACCTTATCTCTTTTTACAGATATTCTGGAGAAGATTCTTCTGATGATACTCCCATCAAGCTTATAACAGATATACTTTCCAAAATTGTTTGGCGTGATTATCTTTTATTGTCCGGTGACACAGCTGGTAGCGGTGTTCAGTTATCTCATAAAAATTCAGGGTCAGTGGTGAACACCCAGTACCCAATGTACTATCTTCAGGATTTGGAGAAATGTATTGTTGAAATAGTGGATATGATTGCGGATACTGAAAATCATTTACTCAATATTTCTTGTTCATTGCTGGTGAGGGACTGTTTGGACATAATTCAACAAGGGGAGAAGCTTTCGAAGTTTCAGGACCATGTAGAGCAACTTGTGTCGTTCTTCTTATCTTTGGATCAACTCATTGTACACAAAGGTAAAACGTGGCCACTAGAAAGATTAGCAAGACCGCTGGTTGAACAGTCTTTGCCAGCCATCATGCTCATGGTAAGACCAGACTCTTGATTTTGGCATGAAGAttaacataatctttgttcTTTTACCTGTATACTCTGATAAAAAAAAATGTAAGTCGTTAGTTGTTTTGCAACGCAAGATCAATGTTATTGGATTCATCATGAAAATCACCTATTTTTTCCTCAAACGCACAGGAGAGTTGAGTTTCATTAAGAATCATGAAAAATACTTTAGGAtcatgacgacgacgacaacaacaacaacaacatagccttttgtcccaagcgagttggggtaggctagagatgaaacccaaaagacacaaaggtcacgGTTCCGGCAcgctgatagctagtctccaagcactcctatccaaagctacctctttagagatattccaatccttaaggtttctcttaaccgactcgtcccaagtcagtttaggtctacctctacccctctttaccttatcgacacgctttagaaccccactacgcaccggcgcctcaggaggcctccgttggatatgtccaaaccatctcaaccgatgttaggtaagtttctcctcaattggtgccacccctaccctttcccgaataacttcgttccggactctatcccttcttgtgtgtccgcaaaaccaccgcaacatccgcatctctgctacactcagttgctggacatgtcgtctttttgtggcccaacattcagcaccatataacatcgccgggcgaatcgctgtcctatagaacttgccttttagcttttgtggcaccctcctgtcacagaggatgccagaagcttgacgccatttcaaccagccagctgagattctatgcctaacattttcatcaatgtcgccatccttttgtagcatcgatcctaaataccgaaaaataTCCTTCTGGggcaccacttgcccatcgagaCTAACATCTCCACCCTCATGcatagtcgcgctgaaatcgcacatcatgtatttagtcttggtcctactaagcctgaaccctttcgactctaacgtacgtctccacagctctaacttcctattaacccctgccctactctcgtcaactagcaccacatcatcagcaaagagcatacaccaagggatatcaccttgtatgtcctttgtgacctcatccatcaccaagACAAATAAATAAgagctcaatgctgacccctgatgtaggcctatgttaataggaaagtcagtggtgtcgccatcacatgtccggacaaacgtcatcGCATCCTAgtacatatccttgatgagggtaatgtacttagttgggactttgtgcttctccaaggcccaccacatgacatttctcggtactttgtcatacgtcttctcgaggtcaataaagaccatgtgcaagtccttcttctgctccctataactctccatcaattgtcgtattaagaaaatcgcctccatggtcgacCTACTTTAGGATCAtgcatttctttttattttaataTCATATTTTCACGAATCCCCGGACCCTGCTCAAGCGGGAGCTACATGCACCGGGCTGCCCTTTTATCATATTTTCACAAATGACTTAGTATTTATAGCAGGAGTAGGATAGTTATGTCGCCATGAGCTtaattaaattattattttatGATTTGTTGAACGTGGAAATTCACATCTACACTCCAATAAGTATAAACACTTAGGGATGTTCAGGAGAGGAGGATTCGTCCAGGAAGTTCTAGGGATTAGTTCAAGTTTGTATTAAATTCTAGGGATTGGTTTCCCTGTCCCCCCTACCCAAATAGACTCTAGAAGTTTAACAGTACAACGATCATGTAGAATGAGTAAATGAGCCAGATATTCAACCACTGTTACAATCTCTGCTAAATTTGGTTTCATTGGTATGCAAATGATAGACATGAGTGCTTCATTTGAACCACTAACTAAATTAAAACTCTGCTGGCATAAGATCTTAGATGCTGGTAGAACAAGTTTTTAAACGTCCTgagaaaattttctttttagcaccaaTCTAAGTGCTGTTTCCTTCAGTTTGTACCATACATTGACACGTAGACGTGGAGATCGAGACAAAGTTGCATCCTTCTTTGAATTTATGGTTACACAACTTACATAGCAATTGAAGTGTGTTCTATAAAACATTGTGCTATTGATGCAGGATACTCCAAGCTTGGTTAAGCTTCTTTCAGTTTTGGTTGAAATATTTGGACCCATTCCCGTATTTTTAAAGAATTATCATGGAAAGTCAGATGTCAAATCTTATCTGGAGTTGTTCAATTCTGAACTTCTCCCTTGGTGTTTTAATGGAAAATATAGCACCTGTAACTCAAAGATTGATTTGCTGCTTTCGTTATTTCAAAACGAGTGCTTCTTTGACCAATGGTGTTCCATCATCAAATATACTAGAGCTGAACAAAAGCACTCCATTGATGATAAGACCTTGAACATTAAGAGCCGATTAGAATTGCTTACACTGTTGCTTCAGAAAGTCAGAGAAAGAATTGCTGGGGGAAAGCTAAGGAACTTACAGAAAAATGGTTATCTTCCAGAACATTGGCGGCATGATTTATTAGATTCTACTGCAACTTCTGTCCTCTGCGATTTGACTGCTGCAGACCACCATGTTAGTTTTTTGTGGTATGTGCTTCAATCCCTTAGTATTTGTTCCTTTGTGAATGTTTTTATTTCCAGGTGCCAGCACACAGGTTTGATTTGTCctaattttttatttgtaaaatttcagtgctgcaCTTGGTGGCTCAGATCAGGAGGATCAGATCTGTTTTCTTTCTGCTGAGACTGTTCATAAAGTTCTAGGATCCATTGTTAAGGATTTGGCATCGGCACTCTTGGCATCAAGTTTTGAATGGGCAAAGCTTGCATATTCTCTATTGTTGCCTTCTGAACCTGAGCATTTGAAGCTTCCAGAAGAAAATCCCCTGCTAATCAACTTTGAGACTGCTCGATTCGCTTTTAAAGTACTTCAGGGTAGCTTCTTTTCACTAGGGAGACTTGAGGAAGATTCTGTATTTCCTTCTATTCTGGCAGCTTTGTTTGTCATTGAATGGGAATGTAGCATGTCTTTGGCTACTGATGATGAAAGTGATTTGGAAGGTCATATAAAAGATATGGAAGTTGGTTCTTCTATGGGCAGAAGCTCAAAAGATTATTTGGATGAAAAAATGCATTTGAAGGCTAACCTTGCAGAAAGCATACATGCTTTTTGCCAAAGCTTAAGTCCATCCTTTTGGAATAACCTTCCTTCATGC
This genomic interval from Panicum virgatum strain AP13 chromosome 8K, P.virgatum_v5, whole genome shotgun sequence contains the following:
- the LOC120646489 gene encoding NAC domain-containing protein 101-like: MEQQARWPDVPPCYRFTPTARELIRYYLNPWVANPGQTPPFGEPEGVVCAADVYSADPGTLTSRLRRFGHDDGNWYFLCVARWKDGNAGTRMSRAVRGGGTWHGSGKRVAVPRHGYRQTFEYRDAAGDKSAWLMEEFGSSMPEATDGEGVRVICRVHRTPRAAAGGDDGGEEHQEETDEV